One Labeo rohita strain BAU-BD-2019 chromosome 12, IGBB_LRoh.1.0, whole genome shotgun sequence genomic region harbors:
- the slc16a12b gene encoding monocarboxylate transporter 12-B: MAQEKKKGGVLPPDGGWGWMIVAGCFVVTVCTRAVTRCISIFFVEFQMHFAKDYSGTAWIHSLVDCTTMLCAPLGSLIGNRLSCRVAVILGGFLASIGLVLSSFATSLEYLYLTLGVLTGLGFALCYTPAIAMVGIYFCERKALAYGIAMSGSGIGTFILAPVVQLLIEHYSWRGALLILGGFVSNLCVCGALLRPIILKEEEACPLPVDSECEYGVKPSTVNGVPTGKAVDDKLEVDAKQRCLQSMHEYHFLLMPDFLVLAGSFLLLASGCSLPFVYLVPYALDVGVGHQHAAFLMSILGVIDIVGNITFGWLTDRRCLKKYRNICYMFAVGMEGLCCLFIPLLRTFALLVPFSVLYGYFDGAYVALIPVVTSDVVGTTYLSSALGVVYFLHAVPYLVSPPIGGWLVDTTGTYTATFFLSGFALISSSLLLFSVAIIRRCQRTQKNRMSKDSKLGSCEGKQVDYYASKKKDLKIIIPITS, from the exons ATGGCTCAGGAAAAGAAGAAAGGAGGGGTCCTTCCTCCTGATGGAGGGTGGGGATGGATGATCGTAGCTGGCTGCTTTGTGGTTACTGTTTGTACAAGAGCTGTTACAAG ATGCATCTCCATATTCTTCGTTGAGTTTCAGATGCACTTTGCAAAAGATTACTCTGGGACGGCATGGATTCATTCATTAGTGGACTGCACAACCATGCTGTGTG CTCCACTCGGAAGCCTGATCGGGAATCGGTTGTCGTGTCGCGTAGCTGTAATACTAGGAGGATTCCTGGCCTCCATAGGTTTAGTCCTCAGCTCCTTCGCCACCAGTCTGGAATATCTGTACCTTACCCTGGGAGTATTAACTG GGCTTGGCTTTGCCCTTTGCTACACTCCAGCTATTGCCATGGTCGGTATCTATTTCTGCGAGAGGAAGGCTTTGGCCTATGGCATTGCCATGTCTGGCAGTGGCATCGGGACCTTCATCCTGGCCCCAGTAGTGCAGCTGCTAATCGAGCACTACTCGTGGCGGGGGGCCCTCCTTATTTTAGGGGGATTTGTGTCTAATCTGTGTGTATGTGGAGCTCTGTTACGGCCCATCATTCTAAAGGAAGAGGAGGCCTGTCCTCTTCCGGTGGATTCAGAGTGCGAGTATGGTGTTAAGCCATCTACAGTGAACGGCGTTCCTACGGGGAAGGCTGTGGACGATAAATTAGAAGTGGATGCTAAACAGCGCTGTCTTCAGTCCATGCACGAATACCACTTTTTGCTCATGCCTGACTTCCTGGTGCTGGCAGGCTCCTTCCTGCTGCTGGCCAGTGGGTGTAGTCTGCCGTTTGTATACCTAGTACCATACGCGCTGGATGTAGGTGTCGGTCATCAGCATGCTGCCTTCCTGATGTCCATACTCGGAGTCATTGACATTGTTGGCAACATTACATTTGGCTGGCTCACTGACAGGAG GTGTctgaaaaaatacagaaatatatgcTACATGTTTGCTGTGGGAATGGAGGGACTATGTTGTCTTTTTATCCCCCTCTTACGCACATTTGCCTTGCTGGTACCTTTCTCTGTGCTCTATGGGTACTTTGATGGTGCTTATGTTGCCCTCATTCCTGTAGTAACATCAGATGTTGTAGGGACAACCTACCTCTCTTCAGCTCTTGGGGTTGTGTACTTTCTCCACGCTGTTCCCTATCTGGTCAGCCCACCCATTGGAG gttggTTGGTAGACACCACAGGGACATACACGGCAACTTTCTTTCTGAGCGGGTTCGCTTTGATCTCCAGTTCTCTCCTGCTGTTCTCAGTCGCCATCATTCGCCGATGTCAGAGAACCCAAAAGAACAGAATGAGCAAAGACTCAAAATTGGGGTCATGTGAAGGCAAACAAGTAGACTATTATGCTTCTAAAAAAAAGGACTTGAAGATAATTATACCCATCACTTCATAG